From Agromyces sp. SYSU T00194, a single genomic window includes:
- a CDS encoding GH1 family beta-glucosidase: MGTRPAAAPALVFPDDFTVGVATAAYQIEGGARDDGRGPSIWDTFSHTPGRIRDGSTGDVAIDHYHRLESDLDDLARLGVDAYRFSVSWSRVLPTGAGRANRAGLDFYERLVDGLLARGIRPALTLYHWDLPQALEYEGGWTSRETAFRFGEYADLVGRALGDRVDTWMTLNEPWCAAFLGHASGVMAPGRTDPVAALRAAHHLNLAHGLGMQALRPHAHDGAQLGVALNIQVPRGVGDDAGTAEQRIDDTANQSFLGPMLRGAYPAGLRERTTELTDWSFVRDGDLDQIRQPLDFLGVNYYSTLRVRLWDGVTERSTADGHMPGASPWVGAEDVEFLPQDPPYTAMGWNIAPEALAGILRGLSAEFPDLPLAVTENGAAFDDVVRPDGTVDDADRIDHIGAHLTAIHDCLRDGVDVRGFYLWTWIDNFEWGHGFVPKFGIMRVEDGSLARIAKRSFDWYSAFARTKRLHGDVGGVADERGVA; the protein is encoded by the coding sequence ATGGGTACGCGCCCGGCCGCGGCGCCCGCGCTCGTGTTCCCCGACGACTTCACGGTGGGGGTGGCGACCGCCGCGTACCAGATCGAGGGCGGTGCCCGGGACGACGGACGGGGCCCGAGCATCTGGGACACGTTCTCGCACACGCCCGGACGCATCCGTGACGGGTCCACGGGGGACGTCGCGATCGACCACTACCATCGGCTCGAGTCCGACCTGGACGACCTCGCCAGGCTCGGCGTCGACGCCTACCGGTTCTCGGTGTCGTGGTCGCGCGTCCTCCCGACGGGAGCAGGTCGCGCGAACCGGGCCGGCCTGGACTTCTACGAGCGCCTGGTCGACGGACTGCTCGCACGTGGCATCCGCCCCGCCCTCACCCTGTACCACTGGGATCTGCCGCAGGCGCTCGAGTACGAGGGCGGCTGGACGAGCCGCGAGACCGCGTTCCGCTTCGGCGAGTACGCCGATCTCGTCGGGCGCGCACTCGGCGACCGGGTGGACACCTGGATGACCCTCAACGAGCCCTGGTGCGCGGCATTCCTGGGACACGCCTCCGGGGTCATGGCGCCCGGCCGGACCGACCCGGTCGCGGCGCTCCGCGCCGCGCACCACCTGAACCTGGCGCACGGGCTCGGGATGCAGGCCCTGCGACCGCACGCCCATGACGGGGCGCAGCTCGGCGTCGCGCTCAACATCCAGGTGCCGCGAGGGGTGGGCGACGACGCCGGCACGGCCGAGCAGCGCATCGACGACACGGCCAACCAGTCCTTCCTCGGTCCGATGCTCCGCGGCGCGTATCCGGCCGGGCTCCGTGAACGCACGACCGAGCTCACCGACTGGTCGTTCGTCCGTGACGGGGACCTCGACCAGATCCGGCAGCCGCTGGACTTCCTCGGCGTCAACTACTACTCGACGCTCCGCGTCCGCCTGTGGGACGGCGTGACGGAGCGGTCGACGGCCGACGGCCACATGCCGGGAGCATCGCCCTGGGTCGGCGCGGAGGACGTCGAGTTCCTCCCGCAGGATCCCCCGTACACGGCGATGGGATGGAACATCGCACCGGAGGCGCTCGCGGGCATCCTGCGCGGCCTGTCGGCGGAGTTCCCCGACCTGCCGCTCGCCGTGACCGAGAACGGCGCCGCCTTCGACGATGTCGTGCGCCCGGACGGGACCGTCGACGACGCGGACCGCATCGATCACATCGGCGCGCACCTGACCGCGATCCACGACTGCCTGCGCGATGGGGTCGACGTTCGAGGGTTCTACCTGTGGACATGGATCGACAACTTCGAGTGGGGCCACGGATTCGTGCCGAAGTTTGGCATCATGCGTGTGGAGGATGGTTCGCTGGCGCGGATCGCGAAGCGCAGCTTCGACTGGTACTCCGCATTCGCGCGGACCAAGCGCCTGCATGGGGACGTCGGCGGAGTCGCCGACGAGAGGGGTGTCGCATGA
- a CDS encoding ATP-binding cassette domain-containing protein — translation MNAGLAGVRVAFGHEVALDDVSIDVPSGEVTAVVGGDGAGKSTLLRVLAGRVRAHAGEVRTLDQADIGYQPATSGVWGNLSVVENLEFVGGSYGMSSKAIRSRGDELLERAGLAGARRRLGSQLSGGMRQKLGFVLAILHEPQLVLLDEPSTGVDPVSRVELWRLISAAAAGDTGVLMATTYLDEAQRAASVTALDRGVVIAAGLPDDIIAAVPGRIGVLSDGLAPDGSWRRGVERHAWLAPGRAADAPTDVRWVAHPDLEDALIALTLARRAAEADAGTVETGDAHGAAVTGPARHHRHRAPARTHARGHDGRGPAASGHPGDAGTGAVPPGTVVAEGRSVTRRFGGQVAVDDVSLDVRAGEVVGLIGANGAGKTTFLRALIGLDRPDDGEALLFGAPPDPASRRRLGYLPQGLGLYRTISALQNAEFFARAYDTPEAVLPESLAGVSREAVNAIGLGRQRQLAFALALSHDPELLVLDEPTSGVDPLSRARLWDIIHAQADAGRGVLVTTHYLQEAEQCTRLALMSQGRLLGMGSVDDLTAGVEAVLVRSPRWQDAFAALGEAGLPTMLSGRAVRVAGVEADRVRAALGGIDAEVAQVPPTLEEAMVLLET, via the coding sequence GTGAACGCCGGGCTCGCGGGTGTCCGCGTGGCGTTCGGCCACGAGGTCGCGCTCGACGACGTCTCGATCGACGTGCCGTCGGGGGAGGTCACCGCGGTGGTCGGCGGCGACGGCGCGGGCAAGTCGACGCTGCTGCGGGTGCTCGCCGGGCGCGTGCGGGCGCACGCGGGCGAGGTGCGCACCCTCGACCAGGCCGACATCGGCTACCAGCCGGCCACCTCGGGCGTGTGGGGCAACCTGAGCGTCGTCGAGAACCTCGAGTTCGTCGGCGGCTCGTACGGCATGTCGTCGAAGGCGATCCGGTCGCGGGGCGACGAACTGCTCGAGCGGGCCGGGCTCGCCGGTGCGCGGAGACGACTCGGCTCCCAGCTCTCCGGCGGCATGCGTCAGAAGCTCGGATTCGTCCTCGCGATCCTGCACGAGCCGCAGCTGGTGCTGCTCGACGAGCCGTCGACGGGCGTCGACCCCGTCTCTCGCGTGGAGCTCTGGCGCCTGATCTCGGCCGCCGCCGCGGGCGACACGGGCGTGCTGATGGCCACGACCTACCTCGACGAGGCGCAGCGCGCGGCATCCGTCACCGCCCTCGACCGCGGCGTCGTGATCGCCGCCGGGCTGCCCGACGACATCATCGCGGCGGTGCCCGGGCGCATCGGCGTGCTCTCCGACGGCCTCGCACCCGACGGATCCTGGCGACGCGGCGTCGAGCGTCACGCCTGGCTGGCGCCGGGGCGTGCGGCGGATGCTCCCACCGACGTGCGCTGGGTCGCGCACCCCGACCTGGAGGACGCGCTCATCGCGCTCACCCTCGCGCGTCGCGCGGCCGAGGCCGACGCCGGCACGGTCGAGACGGGCGATGCGCACGGTGCGGCGGTCACCGGGCCGGCGCGCCACCACCGGCATCGGGCGCCGGCGCGCACGCACGCCCGCGGGCACGACGGGCGCGGCCCCGCCGCATCCGGCCACCCCGGCGACGCCGGCACCGGCGCCGTGCCGCCCGGCACCGTCGTCGCGGAGGGTCGATCGGTGACCCGGCGCTTCGGCGGCCAGGTCGCGGTCGACGACGTGAGCCTCGACGTGCGCGCGGGGGAGGTCGTCGGGCTGATCGGGGCGAACGGCGCCGGGAAGACCACGTTCCTGCGCGCGCTCATCGGCCTGGACCGCCCCGACGACGGGGAGGCGCTGCTGTTCGGAGCGCCGCCCGACCCGGCGTCGCGCCGGAGGCTCGGCTACCTGCCGCAGGGCCTCGGGCTGTACCGCACGATCAGCGCCCTGCAGAACGCGGAGTTCTTCGCCCGGGCCTACGACACCCCCGAGGCCGTGCTGCCCGAGTCGCTGGCCGGCGTCTCGCGCGAGGCGGTGAACGCCATCGGGCTCGGCCGTCAGCGCCAGCTCGCGTTCGCGCTCGCGCTGTCGCACGACCCCGAGCTGCTCGTGCTCGACGAGCCGACCTCGGGCGTCGACCCCCTCTCGCGGGCGCGGCTGTGGGACATCATCCACGCGCAGGCCGACGCCGGGCGCGGCGTGCTCGTGACCACGCACTACCTGCAGGAGGCCGAGCAGTGCACGCGACTCGCGCTCATGTCGCAGGGGCGCCTGCTCGGCATGGGGTCGGTCGACGACCTCACCGCCGGGGTCGAGGCCGTGCTCGTGCGCTCGCCGCGGTGGCAGGACGCCTTCGCCGCGCTCGGCGAGGCCGGCCTGCCGACGATGCTGTCGGGGCGCGCGGTGCGCGTCGCCGGCGTCGAGGCCGATCGCGTGCGCGCGGCGCTCGGCGGCATCGACGCGGAGGTCGCCCAGGTGCCGCCGACGCTCGAGGAGGCGATGGTGCTGCTCGAGACCTGA
- a CDS encoding GNAT family N-acetyltransferase: MTIEIRRAGRADAASLAALAAETFPLACPPHTTRAAIDAFIAEHFTPARFAEYLADDRRVLLVADDVADAPAGDPLAPRVFPVGYAMLVAGEPADDDVRAVVTARPTIELSKFYTRRTVHGGGVAGPLMAATLDAAEASGARTVWLGVNEENARAIGFYGKHGFARVGTKRFRVGDRLEHDYVLERGLGGA; the protein is encoded by the coding sequence GTGACCATCGAGATCCGACGGGCGGGGCGTGCGGATGCCGCGAGCCTCGCCGCGCTCGCCGCCGAGACGTTCCCGCTGGCGTGCCCGCCGCACACGACGCGGGCGGCGATCGACGCGTTCATCGCCGAGCACTTCACCCCCGCGCGGTTCGCGGAGTACCTCGCCGACGACCGCCGGGTGCTGCTGGTCGCGGACGACGTCGCGGACGCACCCGCCGGGGACCCGCTCGCGCCCCGCGTATTCCCGGTCGGGTATGCGATGCTCGTCGCCGGCGAACCCGCCGACGACGACGTACGCGCGGTCGTGACCGCTCGCCCGACGATCGAGCTCAGCAAGTTCTACACGCGCCGCACGGTGCACGGCGGCGGCGTCGCCGGGCCGCTCATGGCCGCGACGCTCGACGCGGCGGAGGCGTCGGGCGCCCGGACGGTCTGGCTCGGCGTCAACGAGGAGAACGCTCGGGCCATCGGCTTCTACGGCAAGCACGGGTTCGCGCGCGTCGGCACGAAGCGGTTCCGCGTGGGCGACCGGCTGGAGCACGACTACGTGCTGGAGCGGGGGCTCGGCGGCGCGTGA
- a CDS encoding acetylxylan esterase — translation MHLDLPELELRDYRSSQIDPDDFDAFWSDTIAESRAAGGTVELEPVDTGLRLVDVFDVTFPGFGGERVKAWLRLPHDRPGPLPAVVEFVGYGGGRGRPTEGLLWAAAGFAHLHMDTRGQGAAWSPGATPDSGTAGPQVPGFLTRGIESPETFYYRRVYTDAVRAIDAARAIEAIDPHRIAAFGGSQGGGITLAAAALSDGLVAAVPLVPFLCDFPRALTIHDTDPYHEVVRYLRTHRDRVEATLRTLAYFDGVNFARRATVPAWFSAALMDATCKPSTVFGAFNAYAGPKEIDVWPFNGHEGGGPDSTARAVRRLHEVFATDARAGASAA, via the coding sequence ATGCACCTCGACCTCCCGGAGCTCGAGCTCCGCGACTATCGCAGCTCCCAGATCGATCCCGACGACTTCGACGCGTTCTGGTCGGACACCATCGCCGAGTCCCGCGCTGCCGGCGGCACGGTCGAGTTGGAGCCGGTCGATACGGGACTGCGCCTGGTGGACGTGTTCGACGTCACGTTCCCCGGCTTCGGTGGCGAACGGGTGAAGGCGTGGCTGCGCCTCCCCCACGACCGGCCGGGTCCACTCCCGGCGGTGGTCGAGTTCGTCGGCTACGGCGGTGGTCGCGGGCGTCCGACCGAGGGCCTGCTCTGGGCCGCCGCCGGGTTCGCGCACCTGCACATGGACACCCGCGGCCAGGGCGCGGCCTGGTCACCGGGAGCGACTCCCGACTCCGGCACGGCCGGCCCGCAGGTCCCGGGATTCCTGACGCGCGGCATCGAGTCGCCGGAGACGTTCTACTACCGGCGCGTCTACACCGACGCGGTGCGGGCGATCGATGCGGCACGCGCGATCGAGGCGATCGACCCGCACCGCATCGCCGCCTTCGGCGGGAGTCAGGGCGGCGGCATCACGCTCGCCGCCGCGGCGCTGTCGGACGGCCTCGTCGCGGCGGTCCCGCTCGTACCGTTCCTGTGCGACTTCCCACGCGCACTGACGATCCACGACACCGACCCGTACCACGAGGTGGTGAGATACCTGCGCACCCATCGCGACCGGGTCGAAGCGACGCTGCGCACACTGGCCTACTTCGACGGGGTCAACTTCGCGCGGCGCGCGACGGTTCCCGCCTGGTTCTCCGCGGCGCTCATGGATGCCACCTGCAAGCCCTCCACGGTCTTCGGAGCGTTCAACGCATACGCGGGGCCGAAGGAGATCGACGTGTGGCCCTTCAACGGTCACGAGGGCGGCGGACCCGACTCGACCGCGCGCGCGGTTCGACGACTCCACGAGGTCTTCGCGACCGACGCTCGCGCAGGCGCATCCGCCGCATGA
- a CDS encoding FAD-dependent oxidoreductase, whose translation MAENDIRADLVVVGGGLGGIAAALAALELGLRVVMTAPGEWLGGQLTAQGVPPDEPRWIEEIAPTSSYARMRELTRRAYLEDYPLAADVRAAAHLNPGAARVSRICAEPRVSAQVIERMLSPHLADGTLTVLRHRVPVAVDRAGDTLTAVTVRDTRDGRETCLPGRYFADATELGDLLPLAEVAHVIGAEARGETGELHAPEIADPLDQQAVTWCAALEFDPDGEHVIDRPAGYEAWRTRRAPFWPGPQLSWRALNVRTLDPVDMPLFPTPGSELDLWQDTDLWRYRRVLASESFDRGWRGNEVTIVNWPHNDYWDEPLLDAHGTYDDAAAERARGLTLALVHWMQTEAPRHDGGVGYPELRLRGDVLGTDDGLAQEPYIRESRRIRALFTVTEEHIGEEMRGGGAGAAVFADTVGIGSYRIDLHPSTAGRSYVDIGCFPFQIPLGALLPADTGNLLAANKNIGTTHISNGAYRLHPVEWSIGVAVGAVAALCIAERRLPRDLLADEALLETLQQQVLARRLGVELEWPERLRALDG comes from the coding sequence ATGGCCGAGAACGACATCCGAGCCGACCTGGTCGTCGTGGGGGGCGGACTCGGTGGCATCGCCGCCGCGCTGGCCGCGCTCGAGCTCGGCCTTCGAGTGGTGATGACCGCGCCGGGCGAGTGGCTCGGCGGGCAGCTCACCGCCCAGGGCGTCCCGCCGGACGAGCCGAGGTGGATCGAGGAGATCGCCCCCACCTCCAGCTATGCGCGGATGCGCGAGCTGACCCGGCGCGCCTATCTCGAGGACTACCCCCTGGCCGCGGACGTGCGTGCGGCCGCCCACCTCAACCCCGGCGCGGCCCGCGTCTCCCGCATCTGCGCGGAGCCGCGCGTGTCGGCGCAGGTGATCGAGCGGATGCTCTCACCCCACCTGGCGGACGGGACGCTCACCGTGCTCCGCCACCGCGTGCCGGTCGCGGTCGACCGAGCGGGCGACACGCTCACCGCGGTCACCGTCCGCGACACACGGGACGGACGCGAGACGTGTCTGCCCGGCCGGTACTTCGCCGATGCCACGGAGTTGGGCGACCTGCTGCCCCTGGCGGAGGTCGCGCACGTGATCGGCGCGGAAGCCCGTGGCGAGACCGGGGAGCTGCACGCACCGGAGATCGCCGATCCCCTCGACCAGCAGGCCGTCACCTGGTGTGCAGCACTCGAGTTCGACCCCGACGGCGAGCACGTCATCGATCGGCCGGCCGGGTACGAGGCCTGGAGGACGCGCCGGGCGCCGTTCTGGCCGGGTCCCCAGCTGTCGTGGCGCGCGTTGAACGTGCGAACGCTCGACCCGGTCGACATGCCGCTGTTCCCGACCCCCGGGAGCGAGCTCGATCTGTGGCAGGACACCGACCTGTGGCGATACCGGCGCGTGCTCGCGTCGGAGTCGTTCGACCGCGGATGGCGGGGAAACGAGGTCACCATCGTGAACTGGCCGCACAACGACTACTGGGATGAGCCATTGCTCGACGCCCACGGCACCTACGACGACGCTGCGGCCGAGCGCGCCCGCGGACTGACGCTCGCCCTGGTGCACTGGATGCAGACGGAGGCGCCGAGGCACGACGGGGGCGTCGGGTACCCGGAACTGCGGCTCCGCGGCGACGTCCTCGGCACCGACGACGGATTGGCGCAGGAACCCTACATCCGCGAGTCCCGCCGCATCCGGGCGCTCTTCACGGTGACCGAGGAGCACATCGGCGAGGAGATGCGCGGCGGCGGCGCGGGCGCCGCGGTGTTCGCCGATACCGTGGGCATCGGCTCGTATCGCATCGACCTGCACCCGAGCACGGCGGGTCGCAGCTACGTCGACATCGGATGCTTCCCGTTCCAGATCCCCCTCGGAGCCCTGCTCCCCGCCGACACGGGCAACCTGCTCGCAGCGAACAAGAACATCGGCACCACCCACATCAGCAACGGCGCCTACCGGCTGCACCCGGTCGAATGGTCGATCGGCGTCGCCGTCGGCGCCGTCGCGGCGCTCTGCATCGCCGAGCGACGTCTCCCGCGCGACCTCCTCGCGGATGAGGCGCTCCTCGAGACGCTGCAGCAGCAGGTACTGGCGCGCCGGCTGGGGGTCGAGCTGGAGTGGCCGGAGCGGCTGCGGGCGCTCGACGGCTAG
- a CDS encoding LacI family DNA-binding transcriptional regulator — MSSSAKGPSLADVAALAGVSISTVSKVANGSADVGEDTRARVTEILKGQQYVSKRKRSTTPTITLLVRSMTIPSTAEIMRGALAEAQQRGARIALVQHGDDEPDEGWIDQFTPRTTSAVIAIHSVLDSEQQQRLESQGIQLVVVNPKDAPNLGAYSIGATNWAGGLTAAQHLIGLGHRRIAMLCGDDDSMISRARLSGYREALEAAGLRIDADLVVPGHFTFESGLEQARTVLRCTPRPTAIVAGSDEQAMGAIEAARLEGARVPEDVSIVGFDDLAVASMTSPPLTSVRQPLEQMGVAAIGMALDLIERRDPRSHHTELATTLIERGSTAPPTD; from the coding sequence ATGAGCAGTTCGGCGAAGGGGCCGAGCCTGGCCGACGTGGCCGCGCTCGCGGGCGTGTCGATCTCCACGGTGTCGAAGGTCGCCAACGGGAGTGCCGACGTCGGGGAGGACACTCGTGCCCGCGTGACCGAGATCCTCAAGGGGCAGCAGTACGTCTCCAAGCGCAAGCGCTCGACGACCCCCACGATCACCCTGCTCGTGCGCTCCATGACGATCCCGAGCACGGCGGAGATCATGCGCGGCGCACTCGCCGAGGCCCAGCAGCGAGGCGCCCGCATCGCACTGGTGCAGCACGGCGACGACGAGCCCGACGAGGGGTGGATCGACCAGTTCACCCCGCGGACCACGAGCGCGGTGATCGCGATCCACTCGGTGCTCGACTCCGAGCAGCAGCAGCGACTCGAATCGCAGGGCATCCAGCTCGTCGTGGTCAACCCGAAGGACGCACCGAACCTCGGCGCCTACAGCATCGGCGCCACGAACTGGGCGGGTGGCCTCACGGCCGCGCAGCACCTCATCGGCCTCGGACACCGGCGCATCGCCATGCTCTGCGGGGACGACGACTCGATGATCTCGCGCGCGAGGTTGTCCGGCTACCGCGAGGCGCTCGAGGCCGCCGGCCTGCGCATCGACGCCGACCTGGTGGTCCCTGGCCACTTCACGTTCGAGTCGGGGCTGGAGCAGGCGCGCACGGTGCTGCGATGCACGCCGCGCCCGACCGCGATCGTCGCGGGCAGCGACGAGCAGGCGATGGGCGCCATCGAGGCCGCACGGCTGGAGGGTGCCCGGGTGCCCGAGGACGTCAGCATCGTGGGCTTCGACGACCTCGCGGTCGCCTCGATGACCTCGCCGCCCCTGACCTCGGTGCGCCAGCCGCTCGAGCAGATGGGCGTCGCCGCGATCGGCATGGCGCTCGACCTCATCGAACGCCGCGATCCCCGCTCCCACCACACGGAACTGGCGACCACGTTGATCGAACGCGGCTCGACGGCGCCGCCGACGGACTGA
- a CDS encoding LacI family DNA-binding transcriptional regulator yields the protein MPRAKRLSLADVATIAGVSISTVSKVANGGADVSDATRERVQRVLDENGYVSTRKRRSLSTVITLIARDMHSPFTLEVIRGAMETSAAAGARLMIAPYPEPRPTARWVDELAAAGTNGLLAVTSRLDREHRAMLADRGIELVAVDPVDQPDDKLVSIGSTNWSGAYTATQHLLELGHRRIALLGGLPDILAGQARISGFEAAIRAAGVDLDPEYHLDQDFTFDSGIELGSRLLALPEPPTGIIAASDFQALGVVEAARRVGVRVPDQLSVIGFDDLIVAQMSSPPLTTVHQPIFLMGSQAVQQVLALLSGDRDTVPPRTELATRLIVRASTAAPSR from the coding sequence ATGCCACGAGCGAAGCGCCTCTCACTGGCGGACGTCGCGACCATCGCGGGCGTCTCGATCTCCACGGTGTCCAAGGTCGCCAACGGCGGGGCGGATGTCTCGGACGCCACGCGCGAACGCGTGCAGCGGGTACTGGACGAGAACGGCTACGTCTCGACGCGGAAGCGCCGTTCCCTGTCGACCGTGATCACGCTGATCGCCCGCGACATGCACTCCCCGTTCACCCTCGAGGTCATCCGCGGTGCGATGGAGACCAGCGCTGCCGCCGGGGCCCGCCTGATGATCGCCCCGTACCCGGAGCCACGCCCGACGGCTCGGTGGGTGGACGAACTCGCCGCGGCCGGCACGAACGGGCTCCTCGCCGTGACGTCGCGCCTGGACCGCGAGCATCGCGCGATGCTCGCGGATCGCGGGATCGAGCTGGTCGCCGTGGATCCCGTCGACCAGCCGGACGACAAGCTGGTGAGCATCGGCTCGACGAACTGGTCGGGCGCCTACACGGCCACCCAGCACCTGCTCGAACTCGGCCACCGTCGCATCGCGCTGCTCGGAGGCCTCCCGGACATCCTCGCCGGCCAGGCGCGGATCTCGGGCTTCGAGGCGGCGATCCGCGCGGCCGGCGTCGACCTCGACCCGGAGTACCACCTCGACCAGGACTTCACGTTCGACTCCGGGATCGAGCTCGGGTCGCGCCTGCTCGCGCTCCCGGAGCCCCCGACGGGCATCATCGCGGCCAGCGACTTCCAGGCACTCGGTGTCGTGGAGGCGGCGCGACGCGTGGGCGTCCGCGTGCCGGACCAGCTCTCCGTGATCGGATTCGACGACCTGATCGTCGCGCAGATGTCCTCGCCGCCCCTGACGACCGTCCACCAGCCGATCTTCCTGATGGGGTCGCAGGCGGTGCAGCAGGTGCTCGCACTCCTCTCCGGCGACAGGGACACCGTGCCGCCTCGGACGGAACTCGCGACCCGGCTCATCGTGCGCGCCTCGACCGCCGCTCCGTCACGGTGA
- a CDS encoding glycoside hydrolase family 2 protein: protein MRTRRLDDGWTLRASGGPVPGYLEGRVVDATVPGVVHTDLLRHGLVPDVRDGDNEVGLAWIGRSSWTYELDFEWRRDDHRRHDLVFDGLDTIARVSLNGRLLARTANQHRSYRLDVADALVQGTNTLAVEFLPALDHARAEARRLGPLPMLYPHPFAFIRKAACNFGWDWGPEAITAGIWREVRLESWSDVRIAAVRAHAGASGRALVRVDLEHERPGEASHVECTIAGWGSVVDAVAEIGRSGELELRVPSPELWWPRGMGEQPRYDLEVRTGGDIRRQRIGFRTIAIDSTPDAEGVPFSVVVNGEPMTTRGVNWIPESLFPSETTSERYRRRLGDAIDLNANTVRVWGGGVYESDAFYDRCDAEGLLVWQDFMFSCAAYPEEEPLRSEVASEIADAVDRLASHPSLAVWNGSNENLWGVTEWGWASELGDRTWGREYYDTMIPGTLARMDPERVYIPSSPFSRISADQNDPRDALTHAWDVWNRDDYTAYAKLPARFVSEFGLQSAASASTLRSAIADGSLDHPRTGQLRRRQKGIDGVRKLEASYAAHLPEPRGFDDWVWTTQLNQARGLRFGMDHFQGREPRSTGLIVWQLNDVWPAVSWSLVDAAGVRKPAWFSVRDAFADRTGILTDAELVVSNDTDSTWESEWSLRRVSATGTLQARDRILVVVPPRSTRRHALPSAFRTDPTGDGLVIATADELRRVRPDVEPNRLPLAAPSFEVGVAELDDGIAIVVLARSVLLDLCCLADRFDPGARVDSGMVTLLPGESHTFLVTTCARPTADDVVASSALRSTSDLVGTIDRAAN, encoded by the coding sequence ATGCGAACGCGACGCCTCGACGACGGTTGGACGCTCCGGGCGAGCGGCGGGCCGGTACCCGGGTACCTCGAGGGGCGCGTCGTCGACGCCACGGTCCCCGGCGTGGTCCACACCGACCTGCTGCGGCACGGACTCGTGCCCGACGTGCGCGACGGCGACAACGAGGTGGGCCTGGCCTGGATCGGCCGCTCGTCCTGGACGTACGAGCTCGACTTCGAGTGGCGGCGCGACGACCATCGACGCCACGACCTCGTGTTCGACGGCCTGGACACGATCGCGCGGGTCTCGCTCAACGGTCGCCTCCTCGCCCGAACCGCCAACCAGCATCGGTCGTACCGCCTCGATGTCGCCGACGCGCTCGTGCAGGGGACGAACACCTTGGCGGTCGAGTTCCTCCCCGCGCTGGACCACGCCCGGGCAGAGGCGCGGCGGCTGGGCCCGTTGCCGATGCTGTACCCGCATCCGTTCGCCTTCATCCGAAAGGCGGCATGCAACTTCGGCTGGGACTGGGGGCCCGAGGCGATCACCGCCGGGATCTGGCGCGAGGTCCGCCTCGAGTCCTGGAGCGACGTCCGCATCGCGGCCGTACGCGCCCACGCGGGCGCGAGCGGGCGCGCCCTGGTGCGGGTCGACCTGGAGCACGAACGCCCGGGCGAGGCGTCGCACGTCGAGTGCACCATCGCCGGATGGGGCTCGGTCGTCGACGCGGTGGCGGAGATCGGTCGGTCGGGCGAACTCGAACTGCGTGTGCCGTCACCGGAACTGTGGTGGCCGCGGGGCATGGGCGAGCAGCCGCGGTACGACCTCGAGGTGCGCACGGGCGGCGACATCCGACGGCAGCGCATCGGGTTCCGGACGATCGCGATCGACTCCACGCCGGACGCGGAGGGCGTCCCCTTCTCGGTGGTCGTGAACGGGGAGCCGATGACGACGCGCGGGGTGAACTGGATCCCGGAGAGCCTGTTCCCCTCCGAGACGACCTCAGAACGGTATCGGCGGCGCCTCGGGGATGCGATCGACCTGAACGCCAACACCGTGCGCGTCTGGGGCGGGGGCGTCTACGAGTCCGATGCGTTCTACGACCGGTGCGACGCGGAGGGGCTGCTCGTCTGGCAGGACTTCATGTTCTCGTGCGCGGCCTACCCCGAGGAGGAGCCGCTGCGCTCCGAGGTCGCTTCCGAGATCGCCGACGCGGTCGACCGACTGGCCTCGCACCCCTCGCTGGCCGTCTGGAACGGCAGCAACGAGAACCTGTGGGGCGTCACCGAATGGGGCTGGGCCTCCGAGCTCGGGGACCGGACGTGGGGACGCGAGTACTACGACACGATGATCCCCGGCACCCTCGCCCGGATGGATCCCGAACGCGTGTACATCCCGAGCAGCCCGTTCTCGCGCATCTCGGCCGACCAGAACGACCCGAGGGACGCCCTGACGCACGCTTGGGACGTCTGGAACCGCGACGACTACACCGCCTACGCGAAGCTCCCCGCGCGCTTCGTGTCGGAGTTCGGCCTCCAGTCCGCAGCGTCCGCCTCGACGCTCCGGTCGGCGATCGCCGACGGCTCCCTGGACCACCCGCGCACCGGGCAGCTGCGGCGGCGCCAGAAGGGCATCGACGGCGTCCGCAAGCTGGAGGCCTCGTACGCCGCGCACCTGCCCGAGCCCCGCGGGTTCGACGACTGGGTCTGGACCACGCAGCTCAACCAGGCGCGCGGGCTGCGCTTCGGCATGGATCACTTCCAGGGCCGCGAGCCGCGCTCGACGGGGCTCATCGTCTGGCAGCTCAACGACGTCTGGCCCGCCGTCTCCTGGTCCCTCGTCGATGCCGCGGGCGTGCGCAAGCCGGCGTGGTTCTCGGTACGGGACGCGTTCGCCGACCGCACGGGAATCCTCACCGATGCGGAACTCGTCGTCTCCAACGACACGGACTCCACCTGGGAGTCCGAGTGGTCGCTGCGGCGCGTGAGCGCGACCGGCACCCTGCAGGCTCGCGACCGCATCCTCGTCGTCGTGCCACCGAGGTCGACGCGGCGGCACGCACTGCCGTCGGCCTTCCGCACGGACCCGACGGGGGACGGCCTGGTGATCGCGACCGCCGATGAGCTGCGCCGCGTCCGCCCGGATGTCGAGCCGAACCGGCTCCCGCTGGCCGCACCGAGCTTCGAGGTCGGCGTGGCGGAACTCGACGACGGCATCGCGATCGTCGTACTCGCCCGGTCCGTCCTGCTGGACCTCTGCTGCCTGGCCGACCGGTTCGATCCCGGGGCGCGAGTGGACTCGGGAATGGTCACGCTGTTGCCCGGGGAGAGCCACACGTTCCTCGTGACGACGTGTGCCCGGCCGACGGCGGACGACGTGGTCGCGAGCAGCGCGCTCCGGAGCACGAGCGACCTGGTCGGGACGATCGATCGGGCGGCGAACTGA